The genomic interval taaaagactcatgcgtcagcggacctgggcgtttcactcctgcccggtcctatacaggaaactaagaaacagagtgatcagggagattaaggctgcaaaggcaagctattatccagacaagatacaccacctcaagctgaccaacaacagacagtggtatgctaagatcaaagctttgtgtggcctacaaaagcacacttcatctcttccttgcacctcacacctcacacggaccggtacagactcagtgcgattcccaccatggtgcgaccCATCAATCagtagtcccttctagattagacttacctttaggattaatgttaagtatttctccaccccctatgtacattttcagtttgttaactgcctaaataataaactgtttattatcattattattattattactctgcAAGATTCTTGGGTATCATCAGCATGTTCTTTTTATAGGCTGAAAGATGAGGACAAGGACGTGAGGTGCAAGGCCACACAACTCTGGGAACAGGTTGGTcacaaatatgaagaagagaacGTGGATCAGCTGAAGCAGGAAATTGATTTTGATGTGCCCCCACCAGACTACCCACCTGGAGGTGAGCAGCCAAGGGTAAATTCCTGATAAAGTCAAATTAGAtatactacaaaaaaaagatgagtagTTGGCCAGGTTGTAGCCATCTTCTGTACAAACACTAGCCACTTCTTGAAACACAAACCTGTGTCTCCATAATTTATTATAAAACTCTGATGTTGCAGCTATTACACAGTGGTTTGACCTCATGTCACACCTCATCTTCAGAGGTTCGTCCTGGCATTGGGTGTCGCAGTCTGGTGCAGCGCAGCCTCTATCACATCCTTCCTGGTCTGCTGACTGACCTGGATGACTGGCAGGCTGGCCCAAGACTGCATGCTGCCAAGCTCCTCGCAGTGCTCATCCTTAATGCTGACTCTGGAGTGACTCAGTACGCAGAGAAAGTGTTGACCGCACTCCATCTTGCCGCAGGTGACAAGGAGGCCAGCGTTGTGAAGCAGGTGGGGTGTGGTGCTTCTATGAGGACACTTGATACTTTCATGTATATCAGCATGTGCCTATGGTGTTTTATTGTGCATTTTGCATGTATTGAGTCACTTGTCTGTATAATAAATGGTTTGCTCAAGTCACAATTACTCAAAATATGTCTGAACAAAGAATTAGatatgttattttctcttagtGAATATTTGCTCCTCAGGTAAATGAATGTGGGCGCTTCCTGGGGTGCTTCCTGCCACCCTCTGTGTTCCTGCCACTAGTGCTGCCAAGGCTGGGTGCTGGCCACCATGGGGAGCGGCCCCTCGTGGTCCTGGCAGCTTTGATTGAGGGAAGCAGCACCGCCCTCCTCCAGCCTTGCCTTCCTGACCTCATCTCAGTGTTGGCAGAGGAGGATGTGGCCTTGGTGTTTGGAGAGGCTCATCAGGAGGCTCTGCTGTGTGTCATCAGAACCTTGCTATACAAATGTGATTTCTCTGAGAACAGCTTCAAGATGTTCTACTTACTGCTTTTCattgcatcttcctcttctgGTGAGAATGCAAGTGTAGCACAGGAGGGACTGAAAGAACTCTCCAAGAACTGTGGCTATGAAGAGATACAAGAACTTTACCACAAGCATACTCGAGAAGTTCTAGACAGACTGATGGTAGCAGTGGGGAGCTGGACTGAGGGCTCCCCATCCTTCCTGCTGCTGGGAGGTCTCATGAAACTAGCTGGTGAGAATTCATGCTGGAGTCATAAAAACAGGATTGCTGCTAATATGACAGATTGTTTCTTATAAATGATGATAAAGTTAATTATACATCTCACATTTATTTgataatttatctatttcagCTGTTTTGTAGATTCACAAGATTAAACATTAGTGCTAATTACAGTTCTATTCTCTTCAGGTCCAGCTCTTGGTCATGAACTAGAGATCCTCACCAAGATACTAACAGCATGTACAGTTAAGGGGGAAGATCCATTTGTGTGCCTCCACTGCCTGAACCAGCTGAGGCACCTCCTGGTGGGAGAGAGCCAACCCCTTGCTGCAGGTGGCCAGCTGGAAGTATGGCTGCCAGTCCTTGTCTCCAGTAAGGCACATCTCCACTTAACTGTCTGGATTCAAAAGTGATTTGTGAAGTTGTAGTGAATAATTCAGAATACTTACCCAAGGGCCTCATTTTGGCAAGGACACATCCAGAGAATAAGACAATACTCAAGAAAGTGCACGGTGTCTTTTAACAGAATGCATGCGAGAGCACCTAGTTTGGCGTGCTGGGGCCACCGCAGAGACCCTCAGGACAGCAGCCGTGGCCTGCCTGGAGGCAGCGTGCAGTACAGGAGTGACCACCCAGCCAATGATAGAAGGTTAGAGGTCTAGAACACCTGATAACTATTGCATGCAGTAAATTTTATCATTATGTCATGAAatgtaaatgaaatgaaatgtaaaGATAAACAGACTAGTAACCCAGCATAAAACTAAGCTGAGATAATGCAGTATAGGAAGATGAGCTTTTGTGAGCTGAGCTACATGCACATTATTCTGGAGTTTTTCGAAGTTTATCCTAGAAGTATTTTTACAGAGGTGAAGGAATGCACCGTGCTTCTGCCAGCACTGATAGAGGACGATGCAGAGATGACCCGGCTGTTTGCATGCAGCGTTGTGCAGTGTGTGGCCACTACCTACACTTGTCTCATTGACACAAACACTCTCCACACCTTGGCAGATAGTAAGTAGCTTCTTCCAGGTCACTA from Scylla paramamosain isolate STU-SP2022 chromosome 23, ASM3559412v1, whole genome shotgun sequence carries:
- the LOC135112000 gene encoding dynein axonemal assembly factor 5-like; this encodes MKMFIYIDATMATEDAHSALVTEVNTILSDLQNTNKVKRRKALERLHHLAFETETYENQEAQDKILDFSLKHLVTCLADQSEVNRIKSSEIILTFSLRGVVKQGQLVHLIPFLHHRLATVPQVEESEDVRLVQVNIISSITTQFQGAMVPYINDVVGVLKEAVLDVSPEVRKAAAECVSCFAKATREKFHMQSESLAKPLVKALHHQRFRNRVAAVTALGDLLLYGDSKVIQDVSGPLAQCVMDLPQVRLVLAEVGGSLALHMPDRHSYWHRILPLLLFGLKDEDKDVRCKATQLWEQVGHKYEEENVDQLKQEIDFDVPPPDYPPGEVRPGIGCRSLVQRSLYHILPGLLTDLDDWQAGPRLHAAKLLAVLILNADSGVTQYAEKVLTALHLAAGDKEASVVKQVNECGRFLGCFLPPSVFLPLVLPRLGAGHHGERPLVVLAALIEGSSTALLQPCLPDLISVLAEEDVALVFGEAHQEALLCVIRTLLYKCDFSENSFKMFYLLLFIASSSSGENASVAQEGLKELSKNCGYEEIQELYHKHTREVLDRLMVAVGSWTEGSPSFLLLGGLMKLAGPALGHELEILTKILTACTVKGEDPFVCLHCLNQLRHLLVGESQPLAAGGQLEVWLPVLVSKCMREHLVWRAGATAETLRTAAVACLEAACSTGVTTQPMIEEVKECTVLLPALIEDDAEMTRLFACSVVQCVATTYTCLIDTNTLHTLADKVLKRLDDVARAVRLKAAHVLNVLFQDLPEGYDVTLNTAHLQDLCKDALIFLDDPDEQFQEAVCDWLERMKSVCPDLLIKLLESEAHKFRNAHICHRLITSMKTLQVT